In Puntigrus tetrazona isolate hp1 unplaced genomic scaffold, ASM1883169v1 S000000234, whole genome shotgun sequence, a single window of DNA contains:
- the zeb2b gene encoding LOW QUALITY PROTEIN: zinc finger E-box-binding homeobox 2b (The sequence of the model RefSeq protein was modified relative to this genomic sequence to represent the inferred CDS: inserted 2 bases in 1 codon) — protein MTGEVTQVLDFENVVETGSETEEEDRLLVSEEDGLLNGAGSPVSLVNHESVAPPSPTLGHXLLRKTVDDEDDMKDSGIENVWHENDLLSASVDGTDELKGDYDTMGPDAALEPVGNGTVKSVHCATEFEDFFGKRKLVDSESHVVSIAEYLQRGDTAIIYPEAPEELSRSRLATPEANGHEENDLPPGTPDAFAQLLTCPYCDRGYKRLTSLKEHIKYRHEKNEENFACPLCSYTFAYRTQLERHMATHKPGRDQHQILNQGSGNRKFKCTECGKAFKYKHHLKEHLRIHSGEKPYECPNCKKRFSHSGSYSSHISSKKCIGLIAINGRMRNNLKTGSSPTSASSSPTNTAISQLRHKLENGKPLGLQDQSNHLNIKSEPLDFNDYKLMMASHGYGTGSPFLNGGVRGGSPLGVHNSQSPLQHLGLGMEGQMLGYPSLGNNLSEVQKVLQIVDNTVCRQKMDCKPEEISKLKAYMKELGSHIEEQKQALTSPGGPQNTLPLINHNGATKSIIDYTLEKVNEAKACLQSLTTDSKRQISNIKKEKANHMLDLGIDDKTHENNNLMFTPFSCQYCKETFPGPIPLHQHERYLCKMNEEIKAVLQPTQNSSTNKSSLFAEKHGLLHPSIIPDKGVNGPISPYKDHMSVLKAYFAMNMEPNSEELLKISIAVGLPQEFVKEWFEQRKVFQYTNSRTPPLDRNHVESGHPVSVHTPTKDSLGIRSPMSLVKGTDRITSPSIPELLNNMNNCDTPLRLSKTPQFSNHKSLGDKLDHSRSNTPSPLNLSSASSKNSHTSSYTPNSFTSEDLQAEPLDLSLPKLMKEPKHILTVKSRPKLNSTPTDHNHVATPREHADEPLNLAYLSKKEFGSPNANSNLDKSSSPMFGLNPFAAKPLYTSLPPQSAFPPPTFMPPVQASLPGLRPYPSLDQISFLPHMAYTYAAGAASFAEMQQRRKYQRKPGFQSELLDGPADYLSSLDDMADPEACLSRKKIKKTESGMYACDLCDKTFQKSSSLLRHKYEHTGKRPHQCQICKKAFKHKHHLIEHSRLHSGEKPYQCDKCGKRFSHSGSYSQHMNHRYSYCKREAEEREAAEREAREKGHLEPTELLLNRAYLQGMAPPGYPEHQEREPILRDGLNGSIRERLKEVEGAFVKMGRRDDDFEEEEEESENKSMDTDGDTLRDEEENGEHSMDESSVDGKAESKSDHEDGAEDAV, from the exons tGTTGGACTTTGAGAACGTTGTAGAAACTGGATCAGAGACGGAAGAAGAGGATAGGCTTCTGGTGTCGGAGGAGGACGGCTTGCTCAATGGGGCGGGGAGTCCAGTCAGCCTCGTCAATCATGAGTCCGTGGCTCCGCCCTCTCCGACCCTGGGTCA GCTGCTGAGGAAGACTgtggatgatgaagatgatatGAAGGACAGTGGAATAGAGAACGTCTGGCATGAAAACGATTTGCTGAGTGCATCAGTCGATGGTACCG ATGAGCTGAAGGGAGACTATGACACTATGGGGCCCGACGCCGCTTTAGAGCCAGTTGGGAACGGTACAG TGAAGAGTGTCCACTGCGCCACCGAGTTTGAGGATTTCTTCGGGAAGCGTAAGCTGGTGGACAGTGAAAGCCATGTGGTCAGCATCGCCGAATACCTCCAGAGAGGAGACACAGCCATCATCTACCCCGAGGCACCGGAGGAGCTCTCCCGCTCCCGCCTCGCCACGCCCGAAGCCAACGGACACGAGGAGAACG ACCTGCCACCTGGAACTCCAGATGCTTTCGCCCAACTGTTGACCTGCCCCTACTGCGACCGGGGTTACAAACGCTTGACTTCCCTAAAGGAACACATCAAGTACCGGCACGAGAAAAACGAGGAGAACTTCGCCTGCCCTCTGTGCAGCTACACGTTTGCTTACCGCACTCAGCTGGAGAGACATATGGCCACACACAAGCCAGGACGAGATCAG CACCAGATTCTCAACCAGGGTTCTGGAAACCGCAAGTTCAAATGCACTGAATGTGGCAAGGCCTTCAAATACAAGCACCATCTAAAGGAGCACCTGCGGATACACAGTg GTGAGAAGCCATACGAATGTCCAAACTGTAAGAAGAGATTCTCGCACTCTGGGTCCTACAGTTCACACATAAGCAGTAAGAAATGCATCGGACTGATCGCCATCAATGGCAGAATGAGGAACAACCTGAAGACGGGTTCATCTCCGACCTCTGCATCGTCCTCCCCTACGAACACCGCCATTTCACAGCTACGACACAAACTGGAGAATGGCAAACCCCTCGGTCTGCAAGACCAGTCCAACCACCTCAACATCAAATCTGAACCACTGGACTTCAACGACTATAAGTTGATGATGGCCTCTCATGGTTATGGTACAGGCAGCCCCTTCCTGAATGGTGGTGTGAGGGGAGGAAGCCCACTGGGCGTTCACAACTCCCAGAGTCCCCTTCAGCACCTGGGCTTGGGAATGGAGGGTCAAATGCTGGGTTACCCATCACTGGGAAACAACCTGAGCGAGGTACAGAAGGTCCTGCAGATCGTGGACAACACAGTTTGTCGGCAAAAGATGGATTGCAAGCCGGAGGAGATCTCCAAGTTGAAAGCCTACATGAAGGAGTTGGGTTCCCACATAGAGGAACAGAAGCAAGCGCTCACTTCCCCCGGTGGACCCCAGAACACTCTTCCACTCATCAATCACAACGGTGCCACCAAGAGCATCATAGACTACACACTTGAGAAGGTCAACGAAGCCAAAGCCTGCCTTCAGAGCTTGACTACGGACTCTAAGAGGCAAATTAGCAATATCAAGAAAGAGAAGGCAAATCATATGCTAGATCTAGGTATAGATGACAAAACGCACGAGAATAATAATCTAATGTTTACACCCTTCTCCTGCCAGTATTGCAAAGAGACCTTCCCTGGCCCTATTCCTCTGCACCAGCACGAGCGCTACCTTTGCAAGATGAACGAGGAGATCAAAGCCGTGCTTCAGCCCACTCAGAACTCCTCGACCAACAAAAGCAGCTTGTTTGCTGAGAAACACGGCCTCTTGCATCCCTCCATCATCCCAGATAAGGGCGTCAACGGCCCTATCAGTCCCTATAAGGACCACATGTCAGTGCTAAAAGCCTATTTTGCCATGAACATGGAGCCCAACTCAGAAGAACTACTGAAAATCTCCATAGCAGTCGGCCTTCCACAGGAGTTTGTGAAAGAGTGGTTTGAGCAAAGGAAAGTCTTTCAGTACACAAACTCCAGGACTCCTCCTTTAGACAGGAACCACGTGGAGTCTGGTCATCCGGTCTCCGTTCACACTCCCACTAAAGACTCATTAGGAATCCGCTCTCCGATGTCCCTGGTCAAAGGGACAGACCGCATCACATCCCCCTCCATCCCAGAGCTTCTTAACAACATGAACAACTGCGACACCCCACTCAGGCTCTCCAAAACCCCTCAGTTCTCCAACCACAAGTCGCTGGGAGATAAGCTGGACCACTCCCGAAGCAACACGCCATCTCCTCTAAACTTATCATCCGCATCCTCCAAAAATTCTCACACTAGCTCTTACACGCCCAACAGCTTCACCTCCGAGGACCTGCAGGCTGAACCTCTTGACCTCTCGTTGCCAAAGCTCATGAAGGAGCCAAAGCACATCTTGACTGTGAAAAGCCGACCCAAGCTAAACAGCACCCCCACTGACCATAACCACGTCGCGACGCCCCGGGAGCACGCAGACGAGCCGCTCAACTTGGCTTATCTGTCCAAGAAGGAGTTTGGCAGCCCCAATGCAAACAGCAATCTGGACAAAAGCTCGAGTCCTATGTTTGGTCTGAACCCTTTCGCTGCCAAACCCCTGTACACTTCCTTGCCACCCCAAAGCGCATTTCCGCCCCCCACGTTTATGCCCCCAGTGCAAGCCAGCCTCCCGGGGCTGAGACCCTACCCCAGCCTCGACCAGATAAGCTTCTTGCCTCACATGGCCTATACATACGCAGCGGGGGCTGCCAGCTTCGCCGAGATGCAGCAGAGGAGAAAATACCAGCGGAAGCCAGGGTTCCAG AGCGAGCTTCTTGACGGGCCGGCAGATTATCTGAGCAGTCTAGATGATATGGCCGACCCCGAGGCCTGTCTGTCCAGGAAGAAGATTAAGAAAACAGAAAGTGGTATGTACGCGTGTGACCTTTGCGACAAAACATTCCAGAAGAGCAGTTCCCTCCTCAGACACAAATATGAACACACAG GCAAACGGCCGCACCAGTGTCAGATCTGCAAGAAGGCCTTCAAACACAAGCATCATCTGATCGAGCACAGCCGGCTGCACTCCGGAGAGAAGCCGTATCAGTGCGATAAATGCGGCAAGCGCTTCTCTCACTCGGGCTCGTACTCGCAGCACATGAACCACAGGTACTCCTACTGCAAAAGAGAGGCGGAGGAGCGCGAGGCGGCCGAGAGAGAAGCCCGAGAGAAGGGTCACCTGGAGCCCACGGAGCTGCTGCTGAACCGGGCGTACCTGCAGGGCATGGCTCCGCCGGGGTACCCCGAGCACCAAGAGCGGGAGCCCATCCTGAGAGACGGCTTGAACGGGAGCATCCGGGAGCGACTCAAGGAGGTGGAGGGAGCCTTCGTCAAGATGGGCCGGCGAGACGACGACttcgaggaggaggaggaggagagcgaGAACAAAAGCATGGACACGGACGGGGACACCTTGAGGGACGAGGAGGAGAACGGCGAGCACTCGATGGACGAGAGCTCCGTGGACGGCAAGGCCGAGTCCAAATCGGATCACGAGGACGGCGCGGAGGACGCGGTGTAG